One stretch of Amycolatopsis sp. NBC_00345 DNA includes these proteins:
- a CDS encoding SDR family oxidoreductase: MTKTWFVTGASRGMGRELVEQALTRGDRVAATLRRPEQLDDLAARYGDRLWVGAMDITDTARMRTVVDDAFAAHERIDVVVSNAGYGVFATAEDLTDAQIDQMIATNLTGSIQLARAVLPHLRAQGGGRLMQMSSMGGQLTFPAFSLYHVTKWGIEGFFDALATEVEPFGIRTTLIEPGMVRTGFFDAAPRVPVSAPYRGGPADLEPIPAAEMTDSQENTIAAVIRAADSANPPRRLVLGSDAWQLITGALRQRLAEAESQKDNAATADAEDMRAPARS; encoded by the coding sequence ATGACGAAGACCTGGTTCGTGACCGGAGCTTCCCGCGGCATGGGCCGCGAACTCGTCGAGCAGGCGCTGACCCGCGGCGACCGGGTCGCGGCCACGCTGCGCCGCCCGGAGCAGCTCGACGACCTCGCGGCGCGCTACGGCGACCGCCTGTGGGTGGGGGCGATGGACATCACCGACACCGCGCGGATGCGCACCGTGGTCGACGACGCGTTCGCCGCGCACGAGCGCATCGACGTCGTCGTGTCCAATGCCGGCTACGGAGTTTTCGCCACCGCCGAGGACCTCACCGATGCCCAGATCGACCAGATGATCGCGACCAACCTGACCGGCTCGATCCAGCTCGCCCGCGCGGTACTGCCGCACCTGCGCGCGCAGGGCGGCGGGCGGCTGATGCAGATGTCGAGCATGGGCGGCCAGCTGACCTTCCCCGCGTTCTCGCTCTACCACGTCACCAAGTGGGGCATCGAAGGCTTCTTCGACGCGCTGGCCACCGAGGTCGAGCCGTTCGGCATCCGCACCACGCTGATCGAGCCGGGCATGGTCCGCACCGGTTTCTTCGACGCGGCCCCGCGCGTGCCGGTCAGTGCGCCGTACCGGGGCGGGCCCGCCGACCTGGAGCCGATCCCGGCCGCGGAGATGACCGACAGTCAGGAGAACACGATCGCGGCCGTCATCCGCGCCGCGGATTCGGCGAACCCGCCGCGCCGCCTCGTGCTGGGCTCGGACGCCTGGCAGCTGATCACCGGCGCGCTGCGGCAGCGGCTGGCCGAGGCCGAGTCCCAAAAGGACAACGCCGCCACCGCGGACGCCGAGGACATGCGCGCCCCCGCACGGAGTTGA
- a CDS encoding NlpC/P60 family protein — MAIRSGRGARPGVRRGLTVGTFALVVLFGATGTGLAVPPPPPNPSDSDLNSSKAAANDKAGEVGRLTNQLAQAEGKLSSLQDDLELKQEQANKALVDLQTAQDAATQAEQDAQSARTQADAAAAAIEKSRDDLKKFAAASFEQGSTIGSISAYLTADSPQDLLARAQLLDSIGGSRLNALDRLQQAQTDKSNKDSAARKALDVAQQKQEAARQAKSGADSAQSAAVEAQQAQAAQNTQLEANKSSVEQQLYAAQSKVNGLQGQRQRYQDWVAQKQREDEERARQAALASSNNSGGGGRPSGGGARPSPAAGSSIEAVIARALSQVGLPYAWGGGNASGPTRGIRDGGVADMYGDYRKIGFDCSGLMIYAFAGVQSLSHYSGYQYTSGRRVPLSQMRRGDMLFYGGSGGIHHVALYLGGGQMVEAPQSGSYVRVTSVRYGGIMPYATRLIG; from the coding sequence GTGGCGATCCGGAGTGGACGCGGTGCCCGGCCCGGAGTCCGGCGTGGCTTGACGGTCGGCACGTTCGCCCTGGTGGTGCTGTTCGGCGCGACGGGCACGGGCCTCGCGGTGCCGCCGCCACCGCCGAACCCGAGCGACTCCGACCTGAACTCGTCGAAGGCGGCGGCCAACGACAAGGCCGGCGAGGTCGGCCGGCTGACCAACCAGCTCGCGCAGGCGGAGGGGAAGCTCAGCTCCCTGCAGGACGACCTCGAGCTGAAGCAGGAGCAGGCCAACAAGGCGCTGGTCGACCTGCAGACGGCGCAGGACGCGGCCACCCAGGCCGAGCAGGACGCCCAGTCCGCGCGGACGCAGGCCGACGCGGCCGCGGCCGCCATCGAGAAGTCCCGCGACGACCTGAAGAAGTTCGCCGCGGCCAGCTTCGAGCAGGGCAGCACGATCGGCTCGATCTCCGCGTACCTCACCGCCGACAGCCCGCAGGACCTGCTGGCGCGCGCCCAGCTGCTGGACTCCATCGGCGGCTCGCGGCTGAACGCGCTGGACCGGCTGCAGCAGGCGCAGACGGACAAGTCCAACAAGGACTCGGCCGCGCGCAAGGCCCTCGACGTCGCGCAGCAGAAGCAGGAAGCCGCGCGGCAGGCGAAGAGCGGCGCGGACTCGGCGCAGTCCGCCGCCGTCGAGGCACAGCAGGCGCAGGCGGCGCAGAACACGCAGCTGGAGGCGAACAAGTCTTCGGTGGAGCAACAGCTTTACGCGGCGCAGTCGAAGGTGAACGGCCTGCAGGGCCAGCGGCAGCGTTACCAGGACTGGGTCGCGCAGAAGCAGCGTGAGGACGAGGAGCGCGCCCGCCAGGCCGCGCTGGCCAGCAGCAACAACAGTGGTGGCGGGGGCCGCCCGTCCGGTGGCGGCGCCCGTCCTTCACCCGCGGCGGGTTCGTCGATCGAAGCGGTGATCGCGCGGGCGCTGTCCCAGGTGGGCCTCCCGTACGCGTGGGGTGGCGGCAACGCGAGCGGCCCGACGCGCGGCATCCGCGACGGCGGCGTGGCCGACATGTACGGCGACTACCGCAAGATCGGCTTCGACTGCTCGGGCCTGATGATCTACGCCTTCGCCGGCGTCCAGTCCCTTTCGCACTACAGCGGCTACCAGTACACGTCCGGCCGCCGCGTGCCGCTGTCCCAGATGCGCCGCGGCGACATGCTCTTCTACGGCGGCTCCGGCGGCATCCACCACGTCGCCCTGTACCTCGGGGGCGGGCAGATGGTGGAGGCCCCGCAGTCCGGCTCGTACGTCCGCGTGACCTCGGTCCGCTACGGCGGCATCATGCCGTACGCCACCCGGCTGATCGGCTGA
- the acnA gene encoding aconitate hydratase AcnA: protein MTAPASKDSFGAKDTLKVGDASYEVFRLNKVEGSERLPYSLKILLENLLRTEDGANITAGHIRALGSWDPSADPSIEIQFTPARVIMQDFTGVPCVVDLATMREAVTDLGGDPDKVNPLAPAELVIDHSVIIDVFGRPDAFERNVEIEYERNRERYQFLRWGQGAFDEFKVVPPGTGIVHQVNIEHLARTVMSRNGQAYPDSCVGTDSHTTMVNGLGVLGWGVGGIEAEAAMLGQPVSMLIPRVVGFKLTGEIPTGVTATDVVLTITEMLRKHGVVSKFVEFYGDGVASVPLANRATIGNMSPEFGSTAAIFPIDEETVRYLKLTGRSAEQVALVETYAKEQGLWHDAAHEPQYSEYIELDLSTVVPSIAGPKRPQDRIELSDAKSSFRKSVHDYVDDDQRTPHTKVDEAVEESFPASDPASLSFKDEDAVDVQSAANGASGRPSKPVTVKTSDRGEFVLDHGAVVIASITSCTNTSNPSVMLGAALLARNAVDKGLAVKPWVKTSMAPGSQVVTDYYNKAGLWPYLEKLGYHLVGYGCTTCIGNSGPLSDEISAAIQENDLTAVSVLSGNRNFEGRINPDVKMNYLASPPLVIAYALAGTMDFDFEHQPLGQDTDGNDVFLKDLWPTPQEIQETIDSSITQEMFTKDYADVFDGGERWKALPTPEGKTFEWEAESTYVRKPPYFDGMQAEPAPVTDISGARVLAKLGDSVTTDHISPAGAIKADTPAGQYLTEHGIGRKDFNSYGSRRGNHEVMIRGTFANIRLRNQLLDDVQGGYTRDFTVDGAPQAFIYDAAQNYAAQGTPLVVLGGKEYGSGSSRDWAAKGTSLLGVRAVITESFERIHRSNLIGMGVIPLQFPAGESAASLKLDGTETFDIAGITKLNDGETPRTVHVTATKQDGTKVEFEADVRIDTPGEADYYRNGGILQYVLRKMTRS, encoded by the coding sequence GTGACTGCACCTGCCAGCAAGGACAGCTTCGGCGCCAAAGACACGCTGAAGGTGGGAGACGCCTCGTACGAGGTCTTCCGCCTGAACAAGGTCGAGGGCTCCGAGCGCCTGCCCTACAGCCTGAAGATCCTGCTCGAGAACCTGCTGCGCACCGAGGACGGCGCGAACATCACCGCCGGCCACATCCGCGCGCTCGGCAGCTGGGATCCCAGCGCCGACCCGTCGATCGAGATCCAGTTCACGCCCGCCCGCGTGATCATGCAGGACTTCACCGGCGTGCCGTGCGTCGTGGACCTCGCCACCATGCGCGAGGCCGTCACCGATCTCGGTGGCGACCCGGACAAGGTCAACCCGCTGGCGCCCGCCGAGCTGGTGATCGACCACTCCGTGATCATCGACGTGTTCGGCCGCCCCGACGCCTTCGAGCGCAACGTCGAGATCGAGTACGAGCGCAACCGCGAGCGCTACCAGTTCCTGCGCTGGGGCCAGGGCGCGTTCGACGAGTTCAAGGTCGTCCCGCCGGGCACCGGCATCGTGCACCAGGTCAACATCGAGCACCTCGCACGCACGGTGATGTCCCGCAACGGGCAGGCCTACCCCGACTCCTGCGTCGGCACCGACTCGCACACCACCATGGTCAACGGCTTGGGCGTGCTGGGCTGGGGCGTCGGCGGCATCGAGGCCGAGGCGGCCATGCTGGGCCAGCCCGTGTCGATGCTGATCCCGCGCGTGGTCGGCTTCAAGCTGACCGGCGAGATCCCGACCGGCGTCACCGCGACCGACGTCGTGCTGACCATCACCGAGATGCTGCGCAAGCACGGCGTGGTCTCGAAGTTCGTCGAGTTCTACGGCGACGGCGTCGCCTCGGTGCCGCTGGCCAACCGCGCCACCATCGGCAACATGAGCCCGGAGTTCGGCTCCACCGCGGCGATCTTCCCGATCGACGAGGAGACGGTCCGCTACCTGAAGCTGACCGGCCGCTCGGCCGAGCAGGTCGCGCTGGTCGAGACCTACGCCAAGGAGCAGGGCCTCTGGCACGACGCGGCGCACGAGCCGCAGTACTCCGAGTACATCGAGCTGGACCTCTCCACGGTCGTCCCGTCGATCGCCGGCCCGAAGCGCCCGCAGGACCGCATCGAGCTGTCCGACGCGAAGTCCTCGTTCCGCAAGTCGGTGCACGACTACGTGGACGACGACCAGCGCACCCCGCACACCAAGGTCGACGAGGCCGTCGAGGAGTCCTTCCCGGCCAGCGACCCGGCCTCGCTGTCGTTCAAGGACGAGGACGCGGTCGACGTGCAGTCCGCCGCGAACGGCGCGTCGGGCCGCCCGTCCAAGCCGGTCACGGTCAAGACGAGCGACCGCGGCGAGTTCGTGCTGGACCACGGCGCCGTGGTGATCGCCTCGATCACCTCCTGCACCAACACCTCCAACCCGTCGGTGATGCTCGGTGCCGCGCTGCTGGCGCGCAACGCCGTCGACAAGGGCCTCGCGGTGAAGCCGTGGGTCAAGACCTCGATGGCGCCGGGCTCGCAGGTCGTCACCGACTACTACAACAAGGCCGGCCTCTGGCCGTACCTGGAGAAGCTGGGCTACCACCTGGTCGGCTACGGCTGCACCACCTGCATCGGCAACTCGGGCCCGCTCTCGGACGAGATCTCCGCGGCGATCCAGGAGAACGACCTCACGGCCGTCTCCGTGCTCTCGGGCAACCGCAACTTCGAGGGCCGGATCAACCCGGACGTCAAGATGAACTACCTGGCGTCGCCGCCGCTGGTCATCGCCTACGCGCTGGCCGGCACGATGGACTTCGACTTCGAGCACCAGCCGCTCGGGCAGGACACGGACGGCAACGACGTGTTCCTGAAGGACCTCTGGCCGACACCGCAGGAGATCCAGGAGACCATCGACTCCTCGATCACGCAGGAGATGTTCACCAAGGACTACGCGGACGTCTTCGACGGCGGCGAGCGCTGGAAGGCGCTGCCGACGCCGGAGGGCAAGACCTTCGAGTGGGAGGCCGAGTCCACCTACGTGCGCAAGCCGCCGTACTTCGACGGCATGCAGGCGGAGCCGGCGCCGGTCACCGACATCTCCGGCGCGCGTGTGCTGGCGAAGCTGGGCGACTCGGTCACCACCGACCACATCTCCCCCGCCGGCGCGATCAAGGCCGACACCCCGGCCGGCCAGTACCTGACCGAGCACGGCATCGGCCGGAAGGACTTCAACTCCTACGGCTCGCGCCGCGGCAACCACGAGGTGATGATCCGCGGCACCTTCGCGAACATCCGGCTGCGCAACCAGCTGCTGGACGACGTGCAGGGCGGCTACACCCGCGACTTCACCGTCGACGGCGCCCCGCAGGCGTTCATCTACGACGCGGCGCAGAACTACGCGGCGCAGGGCACCCCGCTGGTGGTGCTGGGCGGCAAGGAGTACGGCTCGGGCTCGTCGCGTGACTGGGCGGCCAAGGGCACCTCGCTGCTGGGCGTCCGCGCGGTGATCACGGAGTCGTTCGAGCGCATCCACCGGTCGAACCTGATCGGCATGGGCGTCATCCCGCTGCAGTTCCCGGCCGGCGAGTCGGCCGCGTCGCTGAAGCTGGACGGCACCGAGACGTTCGACATCGCCGGCATCACCAAGCTGAACGACGGCGAGACCCCGCGCACCGTGCACGTCACCGCCACGAAGCAGGACGGTACGAAGGTGGAGTTCGAAGCGGACGTCCGCATCGACACCCCGGGCGAGGCCGACTACTACCGCAACGGCGGCATCCTGCAGTACGTGCTGCGCAAGATGACGCGCAGCTGA
- a CDS encoding dihydrofolate reductase family protein: MGSVGTGSVRTGKVRWHLTMSLDGFVAGPGHSMDWMAGMKVTPGVHEEAIGSLGAVLGGRRGYDAVAAQHPGQASRQPYGGAWSGPVFVLTHHPEDAIPDPGITFLDCDVAEAVEIGLAAAAGKDLELHGQDIARQCVEQGLVEEFHVYLAPVMLGSGVRLFDAPGIDPVRWARIHDGDPALAVELRYRPA; the protein is encoded by the coding sequence ATGGGCAGTGTGGGAACCGGCAGTGTTCGAACAGGCAAGGTGCGCTGGCATTTGACGATGTCGCTGGACGGGTTCGTGGCCGGTCCCGGCCATTCGATGGACTGGATGGCCGGGATGAAGGTCACCCCGGGTGTCCACGAGGAAGCGATTGGCAGTCTCGGCGCGGTGCTGGGCGGCCGCCGTGGTTACGACGCGGTCGCCGCGCAGCATCCGGGCCAGGCGAGCAGGCAGCCCTACGGCGGCGCGTGGAGCGGGCCGGTGTTCGTGCTGACCCACCACCCCGAAGACGCGATCCCGGACCCCGGCATCACGTTCCTCGACTGCGACGTGGCCGAGGCGGTCGAGATCGGGCTGGCCGCGGCGGCGGGCAAGGACCTGGAGCTCCACGGCCAGGACATCGCCCGGCAATGCGTGGAACAGGGCCTGGTCGAGGAGTTCCACGTGTACCTGGCGCCGGTCATGCTCGGCTCCGGGGTGCGGCTGTTCGACGCGCCGGGGATCGACCCGGTGCGGTGGGCTCGGATCCACGACGGTGATCCCGCGCTGGCCGTCGAACTGCGCTACCGGCCGGCCTGA
- a CDS encoding phospholipase C: MGRSKRRTALAAGALATAALLASACASSEASPAVPDHAVDAAGFATATPIKHVVVIFGENIAFDHYFGTYPNATNENGTPFRAAPGTPKVNGLSPQLLNDNPNAYNPKRLSPDQALTCDQAHDYNKEQAAFNGGKMDKFVEHTEKDKCTGQPVLFGEPGLVMDYFDGNTVTAMWNYAQHYSLNDNSFDAVFGPSSPGAINLVSGQTHGLQPVDSVTGEPKVDPKTAASPDAKGVGTMITDPDPAFDDCSDNNHTATDNLGAFQGRNVGDLLNARKVTWGWFEGGFKPTGAAGGYAVCGTQHPNVGGQASVDYSPHHQPFQYYKSTANPKHLPPSSLHAVGQADQANHQYDVSDFDAALGAGTMPAVSFLKAPSYQDGHAGYSDPLDEQAFVAAEVNRIQASPHWRDTAIVLAYDDSDGWYDHQAPKIVNGSHDSAQDSSICTSHPVKLGGYADRCGYGPRLPLLVISPYSRVNHVDHTMTDQTSVLRFIEDNWHLGRIGDGSYDALAAPLNGMFDFSYPKAKTLKLDPKTGAVVH; encoded by the coding sequence GTGGGCAGGAGCAAGAGGAGGACCGCGCTCGCGGCGGGCGCGCTGGCCACGGCGGCGCTGCTGGCGTCGGCGTGCGCGAGCAGCGAGGCGTCCCCGGCGGTGCCGGACCACGCGGTGGACGCGGCGGGCTTCGCCACCGCGACGCCGATCAAACACGTGGTGGTGATCTTCGGCGAGAACATCGCGTTCGACCACTACTTCGGCACCTACCCGAACGCCACCAACGAGAACGGCACGCCGTTCCGGGCCGCGCCCGGCACCCCGAAGGTCAACGGGCTGTCGCCGCAGCTCCTCAACGACAACCCCAACGCCTACAACCCGAAGCGGCTCAGCCCGGACCAGGCGCTGACCTGCGACCAGGCGCACGACTACAACAAGGAGCAGGCCGCCTTCAACGGCGGGAAGATGGACAAGTTCGTCGAGCACACCGAGAAGGACAAGTGCACGGGCCAGCCGGTGCTGTTCGGTGAACCCGGCCTGGTGATGGACTACTTCGACGGCAACACCGTCACCGCGATGTGGAACTACGCCCAGCACTACTCGCTGAACGACAACTCGTTCGACGCCGTCTTCGGCCCGTCCAGCCCCGGCGCGATCAACCTGGTCTCCGGCCAGACCCACGGCCTCCAGCCGGTGGACTCGGTGACCGGCGAGCCCAAGGTGGACCCGAAGACCGCCGCGTCGCCGGACGCCAAGGGCGTCGGCACCATGATCACCGACCCGGACCCGGCGTTCGACGACTGCTCCGACAACAACCACACCGCCACCGACAACCTCGGCGCGTTCCAGGGGCGCAACGTCGGCGACCTGCTCAACGCCCGCAAAGTCACCTGGGGCTGGTTCGAAGGCGGGTTCAAGCCGACCGGCGCCGCAGGCGGCTACGCGGTCTGCGGCACCCAGCACCCGAACGTCGGCGGCCAGGCGTCGGTGGACTACAGCCCGCACCACCAGCCGTTCCAGTACTACAAGTCGACGGCGAACCCGAAGCACCTTCCGCCCAGCTCGCTGCACGCCGTCGGCCAGGCCGACCAGGCCAACCACCAGTACGACGTGAGCGACTTCGACGCCGCGCTGGGCGCGGGCACCATGCCGGCCGTGAGCTTCCTCAAAGCACCGTCCTATCAGGACGGTCACGCCGGCTACTCGGACCCGCTCGACGAGCAGGCGTTCGTGGCCGCCGAGGTGAACAGGATCCAGGCTTCGCCGCATTGGCGCGACACCGCGATCGTGCTCGCCTACGACGACTCCGACGGCTGGTACGACCACCAGGCGCCGAAGATCGTGAACGGCTCGCACGACTCCGCGCAGGACTCGTCGATCTGCACCTCGCACCCGGTGAAGCTGGGCGGCTACGCCGACCGCTGCGGCTACGGCCCGCGCCTGCCGCTGCTGGTGATCTCGCCCTACAGCAGGGTCAACCACGTGGACCACACGATGACCGACCAGACCTCGGTGCTGCGGTTCATCGAGGACAACTGGCACCTCGGCCGGATCGGCGACGGCTCCTACGACGCGCTCGCCGCGCCGTTGAACGGGATGTTCGACTTCTCGTACCCGAAGGCGAAAACCCTGAAGCTGGACCCGAAAACCGGCGCGGTCGTCCACTGA
- a CDS encoding Dyp-type peroxidase produces MTLGRRAFLRGAAAAGAGAGLAGMAGSAAASNSGNPSWVPFHGPRQAAVLSDPPRHSVVAAFDVVAEDRAELAGLFKELTDRARFLTGGGAPAALGITGPPADSGVLGPEVPPAELSVLLGAGSSLFDDRYGLAPRKPAKLKPMTMFPNDALEEAWCHGDLSLTLSAEEPDTVLHALRDLTRATRGGMQLRWKIDGFASPPRPSGAPRNLMGFKDGTANPEPPELDSLVWTDDGGSYQVVRLIRMLVEFWDRVSLSEQENMIGRRRDTGAPLDGDGELDVPRYGQDPVGTVIPLTSHIRRANPRTPQTDGERILRRAVNYDRGVDSNGNLDMGLVFTCYQRDLERQFEAVQKRLADEPLTDYISPFGGGYFYLLPGVTDAADHYGRALLS; encoded by the coding sequence GTGACCCTCGGGCGGCGCGCGTTCCTGCGCGGGGCGGCGGCCGCGGGCGCCGGGGCGGGCCTGGCCGGGATGGCCGGCAGCGCGGCGGCGAGCAACAGCGGCAACCCTTCGTGGGTCCCGTTCCACGGGCCGCGGCAGGCGGCGGTCCTCTCGGACCCGCCGCGGCACTCGGTCGTCGCGGCCTTCGACGTCGTCGCCGAGGACCGCGCCGAGCTGGCCGGCCTGTTCAAGGAGCTGACGGACCGGGCGCGGTTCCTCACCGGCGGGGGAGCGCCCGCCGCGCTCGGCATCACCGGCCCGCCCGCCGACTCCGGTGTGCTCGGGCCCGAGGTGCCGCCGGCGGAGCTGTCGGTGCTGCTCGGCGCCGGCTCGTCGCTGTTCGACGACCGTTACGGCCTCGCGCCGCGCAAGCCCGCGAAGCTCAAGCCGATGACGATGTTCCCGAACGACGCGCTCGAGGAGGCCTGGTGCCACGGCGACCTGAGCCTCACCCTCAGCGCCGAGGAACCGGACACCGTGCTGCACGCCCTGCGCGACCTCACCCGCGCCACCCGCGGCGGCATGCAGCTGCGCTGGAAGATCGACGGCTTCGCCTCGCCGCCCCGTCCGTCGGGCGCGCCGCGCAACCTGATGGGCTTCAAGGACGGCACGGCCAACCCGGAGCCGCCCGAACTGGACAGTCTGGTGTGGACGGACGACGGCGGCAGCTACCAGGTGGTCCGGCTGATCCGGATGCTGGTCGAGTTCTGGGACCGGGTCTCGCTTTCGGAGCAGGAGAACATGATCGGCCGCCGCCGTGACACCGGCGCGCCGCTCGACGGCGACGGCGAGCTCGACGTGCCGCGGTACGGCCAGGACCCCGTGGGCACGGTGATCCCGCTGACCAGCCACATCCGCCGCGCCAACCCGCGCACGCCGCAGACCGACGGCGAGCGCATCCTGCGGCGCGCGGTGAACTACGACCGTGGGGTGGACTCGAACGGCAACCTCGACATGGGGCTGGTGTTCACCTGCTACCAGCGTGACCTCGAGCGCCAGTTCGAGGCCGTGCAGAAGCGGCTCGCCGACGAGCCGCTCACCGACTACATCTCCCCGTTCGGGGGCGGGTACTTCTACCTGCTGCCCGGCGTGACGGACGCGGCCGACCACTACGGCCGGGCACTACTGAGCTGA
- a CDS encoding EfeM/EfeO family lipoprotein — translation MRRSVGLLCAAGFVVVVVGTTVAVTLMPRDDTDRAGPIGVSRSVCGDGWTAPQSGSQTLQVRNNAAVTMEVEVIDPATGTVFGELDGVGAGTTRSLPVNLGNGGYALRCIPDDGTPFVGATVQVTGGAARPGPAVVPVTNADLLEPLKQYHAYVADGLGTLAGQTAALKQSVHSGNREVSRRAWLTAHLTYERLGAAYDAFGDSDGALNGTTDGLPGGAADPGFTGFHRLENGLWHNESLGALAPVADQLDADARALQTAFADAQIDQNDLGLRAHEIMENTLQFELTGRTDYGSGSNLATAGANVTGTRAVLDVLRPLLATRFPGLKDLDAWLDRTERDLKAVEGSSLAELTQPQRERVNADVAELTERLAPIAAIAEPRRVS, via the coding sequence GTGCGGCGCTCGGTGGGCTTGCTCTGCGCTGCCGGGTTCGTGGTCGTCGTGGTGGGCACGACGGTCGCCGTGACGCTGATGCCGCGGGACGACACGGACCGGGCCGGCCCGATCGGGGTGTCGCGGTCCGTGTGCGGCGACGGCTGGACCGCGCCACAGTCCGGTTCGCAGACGCTGCAGGTGCGCAACAACGCCGCGGTCACCATGGAGGTCGAGGTCATCGACCCCGCCACCGGCACGGTGTTCGGCGAGCTGGACGGCGTCGGGGCCGGCACCACGCGCTCGCTCCCGGTCAACCTCGGCAACGGCGGGTACGCCCTGCGCTGCATCCCCGACGACGGCACCCCGTTCGTCGGCGCCACGGTGCAGGTCACCGGCGGCGCGGCCCGGCCTGGTCCGGCCGTGGTGCCCGTGACGAACGCCGACCTGCTCGAACCGCTCAAGCAGTACCACGCCTACGTCGCCGACGGGCTCGGCACGCTCGCCGGCCAGACCGCCGCGCTCAAGCAGTCCGTCCACAGTGGAAACCGCGAGGTGAGCCGGCGCGCCTGGCTCACCGCGCACCTGACCTACGAGCGCCTCGGCGCCGCGTACGACGCGTTCGGCGACTCCGACGGCGCGCTCAACGGCACCACCGACGGCCTGCCCGGCGGCGCGGCGGACCCGGGCTTCACCGGCTTCCACCGCCTCGAGAACGGCTTGTGGCACAACGAAAGCCTCGGCGCCCTGGCGCCGGTCGCGGACCAGCTCGACGCCGACGCCCGAGCCCTCCAGACCGCGTTCGCCGACGCCCAGATCGACCAGAACGACCTCGGCCTGCGCGCGCACGAGATCATGGAGAACACGCTGCAGTTCGAGCTGACCGGCCGCACCGACTACGGCAGCGGCAGCAACCTCGCCACCGCCGGCGCGAACGTCACGGGCACGCGCGCCGTGCTCGACGTGCTCAGGCCGCTGCTGGCCACCCGCTTCCCCGGGCTGAAGGACCTCGACGCCTGGCTGGACCGGACCGAACGCGACCTCAAGGCCGTTGAAGGCAGTTCGCTGGCGGAACTGACGCAGCCGCAACGAGAACGCGTCAACGCCGACGTCGCGGAACTCACCGAGCGCCTCGCGCCCATCGCCGCGATCGCCGAGCCCCGGAGGGTGTCGTGA